The Methylomusa anaerophila genome has a segment encoding these proteins:
- a CDS encoding F0F1 ATP synthase subunit epsilon → MANKIRLDIVTPERMVYSEDVNMVIARATDGDLGVLPGHVPLIAGLDIWPLRILQDEGEAQVAVCGGFIEVRPQKITILAGCAELPGEIDIERAEAAKERAEARLKSQGPDIDVLRAESALRRAIVRLKVGSSK, encoded by the coding sequence GTGGCCAACAAGATCAGGCTGGACATTGTTACTCCGGAGCGCATGGTTTATTCCGAAGACGTTAACATGGTTATCGCCCGGGCAACCGACGGGGATCTTGGTGTTTTGCCCGGACACGTTCCTTTAATTGCCGGGCTGGATATTTGGCCGCTGCGAATTCTGCAGGACGAGGGCGAGGCCCAGGTTGCCGTGTGCGGCGGTTTTATTGAAGTCCGGCCGCAGAAAATTACCATTTTAGCCGGCTGCGCTGAACTACCGGGTGAGATTGATATTGAACGGGCCGAGGCTGCTAAAGAACGGGCGGAAGCACGTTTGAAAAGCCAGGGGCCGGATATTGATGTACTTCGCGCTGAGAGCGCCTTACGGCGGGCGATAGTGCGGCTAAAGGTAGGCAGCAGCAAATAA
- the mreB gene encoding rod shape-determining protein, producing the protein MFGSMDIGVDLGTANILIYIKGKGIVLREPSVVAIDRDSNRVLAIGEEARRMLGRTPGNIIAIRPLSEGVIADYDTTESMLRHFIQKVVGKKFFFFKPRIMVCIPSGVTTVEKRAVLEAAMQAGARKTYLIEEPLAAALGAGLEISEPCGAMVVDIGGGTTDVAVLSLGGIVVSESLRLGGDKFDEALVRHVKKEYNILIGERTAEEIKMTIGTAYPSERDESMEIRGRDLVSGLPKTIRITSVETREALSEPISLIIECVKSVLEKTPPELAADIVDRGIVMTGGGSLIHGLDKLINHETGIPTYLAEDPLSCVALGTGKALEALANLQDSLTTLKKGSISY; encoded by the coding sequence ATGTTTGGGTCAATGGATATAGGAGTGGATTTGGGTACAGCCAATATATTAATATATATAAAAGGTAAAGGTATTGTGCTGAGGGAACCGTCAGTCGTGGCCATCGACCGGGACAGCAACCGCGTGTTGGCTATCGGGGAAGAAGCCCGCCGTATGCTGGGGAGGACCCCCGGCAACATTATCGCCATTCGCCCGCTGAGCGAAGGAGTTATCGCTGATTATGACACTACGGAAAGTATGCTGCGCCACTTTATCCAGAAAGTGGTCGGCAAGAAATTTTTCTTCTTCAAACCCCGGATCATGGTCTGCATTCCTTCCGGAGTTACTACTGTGGAAAAACGGGCGGTGCTAGAGGCGGCAATGCAGGCAGGAGCAAGAAAAACATACTTAATCGAGGAACCCCTGGCCGCAGCCCTCGGCGCCGGACTGGAAATCTCCGAGCCATGCGGCGCTATGGTCGTTGATATCGGCGGCGGTACCACTGACGTGGCGGTGCTAAGCCTCGGCGGAATTGTAGTCAGCGAGTCCCTGCGGCTTGGCGGGGATAAATTCGATGAAGCTTTGGTGCGGCATGTGAAGAAAGAGTACAACATCCTTATTGGTGAACGTACTGCCGAAGAAATCAAGATGACAATTGGTACCGCCTATCCTTCCGAACGGGATGAAAGTATGGAAATCCGGGGCAGAGACCTGGTATCCGGTCTACCCAAAACAATCCGTATTACTTCCGTTGAAACCAGGGAAGCGCTGTCTGAGCCAATTTCGCTTATAATTGAATGTGTCAAATCAGTATTGGAGAAGACCCCCCCGGAACTGGCCGCCGATATTGTTGACAGAGGTATTGTTATGACCGGCGGCGGCTCTTTGATCCATGGACTTGATAAATTAATTAACCATGAAACAGGGATTCCCACATATCTTGCCGAGGACCCGTTATCCTGCGTTGCTCTGGGAACAGGTAAAGCCTTGGAAGCTCTGGCAAACCTGCAGGATAGCTTAACTACGCTGAAAAAAGGCAGTATTTCTTATTAG
- the atpD gene encoding F0F1 ATP synthase subunit beta, with product MNTGRVIQVIGPVVDVEFPPEHLPAIYNAIKIDEKIGDVQVKLTAEVMQHLGDNTVRCVAMSSTDGLTRSMQAIDTGAPIKIPVGKGTLGRVFNVLGETVDHDPAEVKADDYWPIHRPAPTFEDQETTYQILETGIKVVDLIAPYSRGGKIGLFGGAGVGKTVLIMELIRNIATEHGGFSVFSGVGERTREGNDLWNEMKESGVIDKTALVYGQMNEPPGARMRVGLTGLTMAEYFRDVGGQNVLLFVDNIFRFIQAGSEVSALLGRMPSAVGYQPTLGTDVGALQERITSTKKGSITSVQAVYVPADDLTDPAPAATFAHLDATTVLSRQIAELGIYPAVDPLDSTSRIMDPHILGEDHYATARGVQEVLQRYKELQDIIAILGMEELSDEDKLTVSRARKIQRFLSQPFFVAETFTGTPGKYVPLKETIRGFKEIINGKYDDLPETAFYMVGTIDEAVERARKMKEE from the coding sequence GTGAATACCGGAAGAGTTATTCAAGTTATCGGTCCTGTTGTTGACGTTGAGTTTCCCCCGGAGCATCTGCCTGCTATTTATAACGCCATCAAGATTGATGAAAAAATTGGTGACGTTCAAGTAAAGCTGACTGCTGAAGTAATGCAGCATCTTGGTGACAATACCGTACGCTGTGTGGCTATGTCGTCTACTGACGGTCTGACCCGCAGCATGCAGGCAATCGATACCGGGGCGCCAATTAAAATTCCTGTAGGCAAAGGTACATTAGGACGGGTCTTCAACGTGTTGGGAGAAACTGTTGACCACGACCCGGCGGAAGTAAAGGCTGACGATTACTGGCCGATTCACCGTCCAGCGCCAACTTTTGAAGATCAGGAGACTACCTATCAGATTCTGGAAACCGGCATCAAAGTTGTCGACCTTATCGCTCCTTATTCCCGTGGTGGTAAAATCGGTTTGTTCGGAGGCGCAGGGGTAGGCAAGACTGTTCTTATCATGGAACTGATCCGGAATATTGCCACCGAGCACGGCGGTTTCTCCGTATTTTCCGGTGTAGGTGAACGTACCCGTGAGGGCAACGACTTGTGGAATGAAATGAAAGAGTCCGGTGTTATTGACAAAACCGCTTTGGTGTACGGGCAGATGAACGAGCCTCCCGGAGCCAGGATGCGGGTTGGTTTGACCGGCCTTACCATGGCGGAATATTTCCGTGATGTCGGCGGTCAGAACGTACTGCTTTTTGTTGACAATATTTTCCGTTTTATCCAGGCCGGTTCCGAAGTTTCGGCGCTCTTGGGCCGGATGCCGTCGGCGGTAGGGTATCAACCGACTCTGGGCACGGACGTAGGAGCGCTGCAGGAACGTATTACCTCCACCAAGAAGGGATCAATCACCTCGGTGCAGGCGGTATATGTGCCGGCCGACGACTTGACTGACCCGGCTCCGGCTGCAACCTTCGCCCACTTGGATGCCACCACGGTATTGTCGCGGCAGATTGCCGAGCTGGGTATTTATCCCGCGGTTGATCCTCTGGACTCCACTTCCCGGATTATGGACCCCCATATTTTAGGGGAAGATCATTATGCAACCGCCCGCGGCGTACAGGAAGTGCTGCAGCGTTATAAAGAACTGCAGGATATCATCGCCATTCTGGGCATGGAAGAATTATCGGATGAAGATAAGCTGACCGTTTCCCGGGCGCGTAAAATCCAAAGATTCTTGAGCCAGCCATTCTTCGTGGCGGAAACATTTACCGGCACACCCGGCAAATACGTACCTCTGAAGGAAACAATCCGCGGCTTCAAGGAGATTATAAATGGCAAGTATGACGACTTGCCGGAAACTGCCTTTTATATGGTGGGCACAATTGACGAAGCGGTGGAACGGGCGCGTAAAATGAAGGAGGAATAA
- the flgF gene encoding flagellar basal-body rod protein FlgF yields MIRGIYTSASGMMAETVRTDTISNNLANGNTAGYKKDVAINKDFASILTMRIENEESDPNIGGMGVGVVTDKIVTVHNPGSIQPTGNTFDLAINGKGYFAVETPAGIRYTRNGSFTRSNRGELVTMDGYRVLGQNGPVQINTGDQNVSKISVDGTGRISVDGAEVDRLRLVDFADDQQLGKEGASLFLAGPNAVEQAATGQVSQGYLESSNVNPISEMVNLISAYRAYEINAKTVQAHDQLMDKAVNDVARV; encoded by the coding sequence GTGATTCGTGGTATTTATACTTCGGCTTCTGGTATGATGGCCGAGACTGTTCGCACCGATACCATATCCAATAACCTGGCCAACGGCAACACCGCCGGCTATAAGAAGGATGTAGCCATCAACAAGGACTTTGCCAGCATCTTGACCATGCGGATTGAAAACGAGGAAAGCGACCCCAATATCGGCGGCATGGGGGTTGGCGTGGTAACCGACAAGATTGTAACCGTTCACAATCCGGGATCTATTCAGCCAACCGGTAATACCTTTGATCTGGCCATTAACGGCAAAGGTTATTTTGCTGTGGAAACTCCGGCCGGCATCCGTTATACCCGTAACGGCTCCTTCACCCGCAGCAACCGGGGCGAACTTGTGACTATGGACGGCTACCGGGTTTTGGGCCAAAACGGGCCGGTGCAAATCAATACCGGCGACCAAAATGTCAGCAAAATATCTGTTGACGGTACCGGTCGTATTTCCGTGGATGGTGCGGAAGTTGACCGTTTGCGGCTCGTGGATTTTGCCGATGACCAGCAACTGGGCAAGGAAGGCGCCAGCTTGTTTTTAGCCGGCCCCAATGCTGTCGAACAGGCGGCGACCGGACAAGTTAGTCAGGGTTATTTGGAGTCGTCCAACGTCAACCCCATCTCTGAAATGGTTAATCTCATTTCAGCTTATCGCGCCTATGAAATCAACGCCAAAACCGTTCAGGCCCATGACCAGTTAATGGACAAGGCGGTAAATGATGTGGCCCGGGTATAA
- the atpA gene encoding F0F1 ATP synthase subunit alpha codes for MKMKPEEITAIIKQQIEHYQVDLNVDDIGSVIEVGDGIARIHGLEKAMAGELLEFPHEVFGMVLNLEEDNVGAVLLGGEVEIKEGDTVRRTGRIMQVPVGEVMVGRVVNAIGQPIDGKGPINTTEFRPVEYRAPGIADRQSVKEPLQTGLKAIDSMVPIGRGQRELIIGDRGTGKTAIAVDTIINQKGQGVICIYVAIGQKSSTVARVVKTLSDAGAMEYTIVVSAAASDSAPLQYLAPYAGVTMGEYFMLKGGHVLCVYDDLSKHATAYRAMSLLLRRPPGREAYPGDVFYLHSRLLERAAKLSNELGGGSITALPVIETLAGDVSAYIPTNVISITDGQIFLESELFYSGVRPAINAGLSVSRVGGSAQIKAMKQVAGRLRLDLAQFRELAAFAQFGSDLDKATKAQLDRGQRMMELLKQPQYVPMVVEEQVMSIYTGIHGYLDDVAAADVTKFEQDFLKFMRANYAEVAKTIREKKTLDADTEEVLKKAIKEFKDTFTTNKIEAAR; via the coding sequence ATGAAAATGAAGCCAGAAGAAATAACGGCCATCATCAAGCAGCAGATTGAGCACTATCAAGTGGATCTTAATGTTGATGATATTGGTTCCGTTATTGAAGTAGGCGACGGAATTGCCCGGATCCACGGCTTGGAAAAGGCCATGGCCGGTGAGCTTCTGGAATTCCCGCATGAAGTTTTTGGCATGGTGCTCAACCTGGAAGAAGATAACGTTGGCGCCGTGCTTTTGGGCGGCGAGGTTGAAATTAAGGAAGGCGACACGGTTCGCCGTACCGGCCGCATCATGCAGGTTCCTGTGGGTGAAGTCATGGTCGGCCGGGTTGTGAATGCTATCGGCCAGCCGATTGACGGCAAAGGACCTATCAATACTACGGAATTCCGGCCGGTTGAATACCGGGCGCCCGGCATTGCCGACCGTCAGTCGGTTAAGGAACCTTTGCAAACAGGACTCAAGGCTATTGACTCCATGGTACCCATCGGCCGCGGTCAGCGGGAACTGATTATCGGTGACCGGGGTACCGGCAAGACAGCCATTGCCGTGGACACCATTATTAACCAAAAGGGCCAGGGCGTAATTTGTATTTATGTAGCCATCGGCCAAAAATCATCCACTGTCGCGCGGGTGGTGAAAACACTGAGCGACGCAGGCGCAATGGAATACACAATTGTCGTGTCCGCTGCCGCTTCCGACAGTGCGCCGCTGCAGTACCTGGCTCCTTATGCCGGGGTTACGATGGGTGAGTATTTTATGCTCAAAGGCGGGCATGTGTTGTGTGTTTATGACGATTTGTCCAAACATGCTACCGCTTATCGGGCCATGTCCCTGCTGTTAAGGCGTCCGCCGGGACGTGAGGCGTATCCGGGCGACGTATTCTACCTCCATTCCCGTTTATTGGAACGGGCGGCTAAACTGTCCAACGAACTTGGCGGCGGTTCAATCACCGCTCTGCCGGTAATTGAAACCTTGGCCGGCGACGTTTCGGCTTATATCCCGACTAACGTTATTTCCATTACCGACGGTCAGATATTCTTAGAGAGCGAGTTATTCTACTCCGGCGTTCGTCCGGCGATCAACGCCGGTCTGTCGGTATCCCGGGTAGGCGGCTCGGCTCAGATTAAAGCCATGAAGCAAGTTGCCGGGCGCTTACGCCTGGACTTGGCCCAATTCCGCGAACTGGCTGCTTTTGCCCAGTTCGGGTCCGATCTTGACAAGGCAACCAAAGCTCAATTGGATCGCGGACAGCGTATGATGGAGCTGTTAAAGCAGCCCCAATATGTTCCGATGGTGGTTGAGGAGCAGGTGATGTCCATCTACACCGGCATTCACGGTTATCTTGACGATGTTGCCGCTGCGGATGTAACCAAGTTTGAACAGGATTTCCTTAAGTTTATGCGGGCCAACTATGCCGAGGTTGCTAAAACCATTCGGGAAAAGAAAACATTGGACGCTGACACGGAAGAGGTCCTCAAGAAAGCTATAAAAGAATTTAAAGATACTTTCACCACGAATAAGATTGAAGCGGCGAGGTGA
- the flgG gene encoding flagellar basal-body rod protein FlgG: protein MMRALWTAGTGMAAQQANMDVISNNLANVNTTGFKKSRTDFADLMYQTLRQPGASSGPDTQVPSGIQMGHGVRQVATQKIFTQGSYQSTGNSLDMLIEGDGFFQVTMPDGTISYTRDGSFKKDSQGRIVTSDGYPLEPQITIPDNATELSVSSDGIITVAIPGQTAPQELGQLQIVRFINPAGLSSIGRNLYQETAASGTPTAGNPGDDGAGTITQKYLEMSNVQVVEEMVNMIVAQRAYEINSKAIQTSDEMLGQVAGLKR from the coding sequence ATGATGCGTGCTCTTTGGACTGCCGGGACCGGCATGGCGGCTCAGCAGGCGAACATGGATGTAATATCCAATAACTTGGCCAACGTTAACACTACCGGCTTTAAGAAAAGCCGGACGGATTTCGCCGATTTAATGTATCAAACCCTGCGCCAGCCCGGTGCTTCCAGCGGACCGGATACCCAGGTCCCCAGCGGTATCCAGATGGGACATGGCGTACGTCAGGTGGCAACCCAGAAGATCTTCACGCAAGGTTCCTACCAAAGCACCGGCAACTCGCTGGATATGCTGATTGAGGGGGACGGCTTCTTTCAGGTTACCATGCCTGACGGAACTATCTCCTATACCCGTGACGGATCATTTAAAAAAGACTCACAAGGCCGAATCGTGACTTCGGACGGCTATCCGCTGGAGCCGCAAATTACAATTCCCGACAATGCTACCGAATTAAGCGTGTCTTCCGACGGCATAATTACAGTCGCAATTCCCGGGCAAACAGCGCCGCAGGAACTGGGACAGCTTCAAATTGTCCGGTTTATCAACCCTGCAGGTCTCAGCAGTATTGGGCGCAACTTATACCAGGAAACTGCCGCCTCCGGCACACCGACAGCAGGAAATCCCGGTGATGACGGCGCCGGCACTATAACCCAAAAATATTTGGAAATGTCTAACGTGCAAGTAGTTGAAGAGATGGTAAATATGATTGTCGCTCAAAGAGCTTATGAGATTAACTCCAAAGCCATTCAGACATCGGATGAAATGCTGGGACAGGTTGCCGGATTGAAACGGTAA
- the spoIID gene encoding stage II sporulation protein D, which yields MKQKLCFDAWRKDDAGVRYILIYGILLVIAVVIVIPAITIGGLGIVFQSRVTQSQNEAHTGEDVSIKVFNHATGEIITMNLEDYVKGVVAAEMPGEFELEALKAQAVAARTYAVKHMAYFGGTGTAEHPGADVSSDPKESQAWQSDSVIQMKWGRNYKKYWSKVTLAVDQTRGLIVTYNGEPINAVFHSTSGNRTASAKEVWGFDYPYLRSVACTWDQNSPKYHDVKEVTLVELETKLGTDAGIIAAAQDGNQASIVNIINRTESGRVDKVRIGNKIFSGLEVREKLDLRSSLFDIEPQADKLIIKTVGYGHGVGLCQYGANGQAKKGRDFRQILTYYYTGVAIRNIFGS from the coding sequence ATGAAACAGAAGCTGTGTTTCGACGCATGGCGAAAGGATGATGCCGGGGTGAGATATATACTGATATACGGTATATTGCTGGTAATCGCAGTAGTCATTGTCATTCCGGCAATCACTATCGGCGGACTTGGCATCGTTTTCCAGTCCAGGGTTACCCAGTCGCAAAATGAAGCCCATACAGGCGAGGATGTTTCCATTAAGGTATTTAACCATGCAACCGGGGAAATTATCACCATGAATCTGGAAGACTATGTTAAAGGAGTTGTGGCTGCCGAGATGCCGGGAGAGTTCGAATTAGAAGCGTTAAAAGCGCAGGCTGTGGCAGCGCGAACTTATGCGGTTAAGCATATGGCTTATTTTGGCGGAACAGGAACAGCGGAACACCCGGGGGCGGATGTAAGCAGCGATCCCAAGGAAAGCCAGGCCTGGCAAAGCGACAGTGTTATACAGATGAAATGGGGGCGCAACTACAAAAAGTATTGGAGCAAGGTTACGCTGGCAGTAGACCAGACAAGAGGCTTAATTGTTACATATAATGGTGAACCGATTAATGCGGTTTTTCATTCAACCAGCGGTAACCGGACCGCCAGCGCCAAAGAAGTCTGGGGATTTGATTATCCGTATCTGAGAAGTGTAGCCTGCACCTGGGATCAAAATTCTCCCAAATATCACGATGTAAAAGAGGTAACATTGGTGGAATTAGAAACTAAGCTGGGAACAGACGCAGGGATCATAGCGGCCGCCCAAGACGGTAACCAGGCCAGTATCGTCAATATTATTAACCGGACGGAATCAGGACGGGTCGACAAGGTAAGGATTGGCAACAAGATTTTCTCCGGTCTGGAAGTGAGGGAAAAGCTGGATCTGCGTTCGTCGCTTTTCGATATTGAACCTCAGGCCGATAAGCTGATTATTAAAACAGTAGGTTACGGGCACGGCGTCGGTCTCTGCCAGTATGGCGCCAATGGCCAAGCGAAGAAAGGGCGAGACTTCCGGCAGATTTTAACTTATTATTACACTGGTGTTGCTATCAGAAATATATTTGGCTCCTGA
- a CDS encoding M23 family metallopeptidase, translated as MPGKLFPALFGKDKVIRYIWRSGGIEAKPVFTAATLLILAAILAFFVISVFQAEKEQLLLQKVQPIQNPEPPVISSEISEINNVPATLPSSTPVTAAETGDIEQKIPAGGPGNADDSSESIHRLLNGNVILAFGWQEHPLFKDWRYHTGVDLAAAEGQAVPAFLPGEVIDVNTDKHLGLTVVVKSEKYAVYYGSIATASVSKGDRVATGMQIGLIGAAAGEKYGPHLHLGVKSLVTDTYINPAEIFPEIKN; from the coding sequence ATGCCCGGAAAATTATTCCCGGCCTTGTTTGGTAAAGATAAAGTGATAAGATATATTTGGCGTTCCGGCGGAATTGAGGCGAAACCGGTATTTACCGCTGCCACCTTGCTGATTTTAGCCGCTATTCTCGCATTTTTCGTTATTAGTGTTTTCCAAGCCGAGAAAGAGCAGCTCCTCCTGCAAAAGGTTCAGCCTATTCAAAACCCTGAACCGCCGGTCATTAGTTCCGAAATATCCGAAATAAATAATGTCCCGGCGACACTGCCTTCCAGTACACCGGTGACAGCAGCCGAAACAGGCGACATAGAACAAAAAATTCCTGCTGGCGGACCGGGTAACGCAGACGATAGCAGCGAAAGTATTCACCGGTTACTCAACGGTAATGTGATATTGGCATTTGGTTGGCAGGAACATCCATTATTCAAGGATTGGCGTTACCATACCGGTGTGGATTTAGCGGCAGCAGAAGGACAAGCCGTTCCGGCTTTTTTGCCGGGAGAGGTAATTGATGTGAATACTGATAAACATTTAGGATTAACTGTGGTTGTGAAAAGTGAAAAATATGCTGTTTATTATGGTTCTATCGCGACAGCCAGTGTAAGTAAAGGCGATAGGGTAGCAACCGGTATGCAAATCGGGCTTATTGGGGCGGCAGCCGGGGAAAAATATGGCCCCCATCTCCACCTGGGAGTAAAATCACTGGTAACAGACACCTATATTAATCCGGCAGAAATATTTCCCGAAATCAAAAATTAA
- the atpG gene encoding ATP synthase F1 subunit gamma, producing the protein MASSGDIRRRIKSVKNIQQITKAMKMVAAARLRRAQERAIASRPYTDKIQEVLASVTANARDAVHPLLAAREVKRTGYLVLSADKGLAGAYSSNLIREVLPQVYGKENVRLVTVGRKARDYFRRRGYTIDDAFIGFSERPSYANAVDLAKLMADKFTAGEYDEIYLAYTRFYSPINQKPTTVKLLPVAGTGEGEDLPQTEYIFTPSAEEVLNLLLPKYLETVIYGALLQSAASELGSRMTAMGSATDNAQELISKLTLHYNKVRQATITREITEIVGGAEALK; encoded by the coding sequence ATGGCTAGCTCCGGGGATATACGCCGCCGCATAAAAAGCGTAAAAAATATTCAGCAGATTACCAAAGCCATGAAGATGGTTGCCGCTGCCCGTTTGCGCCGGGCGCAGGAACGGGCTATTGCCAGCCGGCCGTACACCGATAAAATCCAGGAAGTTCTGGCCAGCGTAACTGCCAATGCCCGGGATGCCGTTCATCCATTGTTGGCAGCGAGGGAAGTTAAGCGAACCGGATATCTTGTGCTAAGCGCCGATAAAGGCTTGGCCGGTGCCTATTCTTCCAATCTAATCCGGGAAGTATTGCCGCAGGTTTATGGCAAGGAGAACGTGCGGCTGGTTACTGTGGGCAGAAAAGCCCGGGATTACTTTCGGCGGCGGGGTTACACCATTGATGACGCATTCATAGGCTTTTCCGAAAGGCCATCCTATGCTAACGCCGTTGATTTGGCCAAGCTGATGGCGGACAAGTTTACCGCCGGTGAGTATGATGAGATTTATCTTGCTTATACCCGCTTCTATTCGCCGATTAACCAAAAGCCGACGACAGTGAAGCTGTTGCCGGTGGCGGGAACGGGCGAAGGCGAAGACCTTCCGCAAACCGAATACATTTTTACGCCTTCCGCCGAGGAAGTTTTGAATCTCTTATTGCCCAAGTATTTGGAGACAGTCATTTACGGCGCGCTGCTGCAATCGGCTGCCAGTGAGCTTGGTTCACGGATGACGGCCATGGGGTCGGCCACCGATAATGCTCAGGAACTGATCTCCAAACTGACCTTGCACTACAATAAAGTTCGCCAGGCCACCATTACCCGGGAAATAACGGAAATTGTGGGTGGCGCCGAAGCGCTTAAGTAA
- the spoIIID gene encoding sporulation transcriptional regulator SpoIIID, producing the protein MKEYIRKRVLDICNHIMETKETVRQTATVFGVSKSTVHKDMIERLPEINKRLAAKVKNILELNKAERHIRGGEATRKKYKNAEKN; encoded by the coding sequence ATGAAAGAATATATTCGCAAACGGGTATTGGATATATGTAACCATATCATGGAAACGAAAGAAACTGTGAGACAAACAGCAACAGTATTCGGTGTCAGCAAAAGCACCGTACATAAAGACATGATAGAAAGGCTGCCGGAGATTAACAAGCGTTTAGCAGCCAAAGTGAAAAACATATTAGAACTAAACAAAGCGGAACGCCATATTCGCGGCGGTGAAGCTACAAGGAAAAAATATAAGAACGCGGAAAAAAATTAA
- the murA gene encoding UDP-N-acetylglucosamine 1-carboxyvinyltransferase yields the protein MEKIVVQGGNRLSGSIKISGAKNAVLPIIAATLLATTPSTLEEIPDLEDVRTICEVLGHLGVVVTKNTPNTLTIDSSNIISCEAPYELVRRMRASFYVMGPLLARENMAKISLPGGCAIGTRPIDLHLKGFEALGAEILLGHGFIEAKAPQGLKGARIYLDFPSVGATENIMMAASMAKGQTIIENPAQEPEIVDLANILNAMGGRIRGAGTNIIRIDGVKELTGACYAVIPDRIEAGTYMLAAAITGGDLWLENALTEHLKPVIAKLREVGVVIEEDVTGVRVRGNGPLKAVDVKTLPYPGFPTDMQAQFMALMTVAEGTSIVTETVFENRFMHVDELKRMGASIKIEGRSAVVEGVKALTGCQVKATDLRAGAALVLAGLAANGQTEIGCVHHIDRGYDGLVEKLKSVGASIQRVGR from the coding sequence GTGGAAAAGATAGTTGTTCAAGGAGGAAACCGTCTGTCCGGCAGCATTAAAATCAGCGGCGCCAAAAATGCGGTTTTGCCGATCATTGCTGCCACGCTGCTTGCGACTACACCGAGCACGCTCGAGGAGATTCCCGATCTTGAAGATGTGCGTACAATATGTGAAGTCCTGGGGCATTTGGGTGTCGTTGTAACAAAGAACACTCCTAATACCTTGACCATTGATAGCAGTAACATCATCTCGTGTGAAGCACCTTATGAACTGGTAAGAAGAATGCGGGCATCCTTTTACGTTATGGGACCGCTTTTAGCGCGTGAAAATATGGCTAAAATTTCTTTGCCCGGCGGTTGTGCTATTGGCACCCGGCCGATTGATCTTCATCTAAAAGGTTTTGAAGCGTTGGGGGCGGAGATTTTGCTGGGACACGGTTTTATTGAAGCAAAAGCGCCGCAAGGCCTGAAAGGAGCCCGAATTTATCTGGATTTTCCCAGCGTCGGCGCTACGGAGAATATTATGATGGCCGCCAGTATGGCTAAAGGTCAGACTATTATTGAGAATCCGGCACAAGAACCGGAGATTGTAGATTTGGCAAACATATTGAATGCAATGGGCGGGCGTATTCGGGGTGCCGGGACGAACATAATCAGAATCGACGGGGTCAAAGAATTAACAGGAGCTTGTTACGCGGTTATTCCGGACCGGATTGAAGCGGGGACCTATATGCTGGCGGCGGCGATAACCGGCGGCGACCTCTGGCTGGAAAACGCCTTGACCGAGCATTTAAAACCTGTAATCGCCAAATTAAGAGAAGTTGGCGTGGTTATTGAGGAAGATGTAACCGGTGTGCGGGTCCGGGGGAATGGCCCTCTGAAAGCCGTTGACGTTAAGACTTTGCCTTATCCGGGCTTCCCGACCGATATGCAAGCCCAGTTCATGGCGTTAATGACGGTAGCAGAAGGAACCAGTATTGTCACCGAGACCGTCTTTGAAAATCGCTTCATGCACGTAGATGAACTCAAGCGGATGGGCGCCAGCATTAAGATAGAAGGCCGGAGCGCAGTTGTCGAGGGCGTAAAAGCTTTGACCGGATGCCAGGTAAAAGCTACCGACCTTAGGGCGGGGGCCGCCCTGGTACTCGCTGGTTTAGCAGCGAACGGACAGACGGAAATTGGCTGCGTTCATCATATTGACCGGGGTTATGACGGATTGGTGGAAAAGCTTAAAAGCGTCGGCGCCTCTATCCAACGGGTAGGACGATAG